The Bacillus vallismortis genome window below encodes:
- a CDS encoding acid-soluble spore protein N codes for MGNNKKNGQPQFAPSHLGTKPVKYRANKGEKMQDKSGQQPIIMQTKGE; via the coding sequence ATGGGAAACAACAAGAAAAACGGTCAGCCTCAATTTGCTCCAAGCCACTTGGGTACGAAGCCTGTAAAATATAGAGCCAATAAAGGGGAAAAAATGCAGGATAAGTCCGGACAGCAGCCGATCATCATGCAGACAAAAGGTGAGTAG
- the tlp gene encoding small acid-soluble spore protein Tlp, translating into MTNNHKQYQHPNPDDRSDNVEKLQDMVQNTIENMEEAEASMEFASGEDKQHIKEKNARREQSIEAFRNEIQDESEARQNGYRS; encoded by the coding sequence ATGACAAATAACCATAAACAATACCAGCACCCTAATCCTGATGATCGTTCTGATAACGTAGAAAAGCTGCAGGATATGGTTCAAAATACAATTGAAAACATGGAAGAAGCAGAAGCATCAATGGAGTTTGCTTCAGGAGAAGATAAGCAGCACATCAAAGAAAAAAATGCTAGACGCGAACAGAGTATCGAAGCGTTTCGCAATGAAATTCAAGACGAATCCGAAGCGAGACAAAACGGATACCGCTCTTAA
- a CDS encoding YbgC/FadM family acyl-CoA thioesterase has translation MQVSKKEIEVRYAETDQMGIVYHANYLVWMEVGRTALIKDLGFLYSDMEKRGVLSPVVDINISYKKPLHYGETAVVHTWIEDYNGFKTVYGYHIYNPAGELSIEATSSHICVDKESFKPIQFRKAFPDWHAAYEKAKK, from the coding sequence TTGCAGGTATCAAAAAAAGAAATAGAAGTGCGTTATGCAGAGACAGATCAAATGGGGATTGTCTATCACGCAAATTATCTTGTGTGGATGGAGGTCGGCAGAACGGCCCTCATAAAGGATTTAGGCTTTTTATACAGTGATATGGAAAAGAGAGGCGTCCTCTCACCAGTCGTTGATATCAATATATCCTATAAAAAGCCGCTTCATTATGGAGAAACCGCGGTTGTGCATACATGGATAGAGGACTACAACGGCTTTAAAACCGTCTATGGTTATCATATTTATAATCCGGCCGGCGAGCTTTCCATCGAAGCCACCTCATCTCATATTTGTGTTGATAAAGAAAGCTTTAAGCCTATTCAGTTCCGCAAAGCTTTCCCTGATTGGCACGCAGCGTATGAAAAGGCCAAAAAATAG
- a CDS encoding HesB/YadR/YfhF family protein: MNMTINEDALNWYKEELDLESGDQVRFFVRYGGCSNVQKGFSLGVAKDAPQEAGATAEAGGITFFIEESDLWYFDNHDLLVSYSEDADEPVFEYQ, encoded by the coding sequence ATGAATATGACAATTAACGAAGACGCACTGAACTGGTATAAAGAAGAGCTGGATTTAGAAAGCGGAGATCAGGTTCGCTTTTTCGTCCGCTACGGCGGCTGTAGCAACGTTCAAAAGGGATTTTCCCTCGGTGTTGCGAAAGATGCCCCGCAAGAGGCTGGAGCCACTGCAGAAGCCGGCGGCATTACCTTCTTTATTGAAGAAAGTGATCTATGGTACTTCGATAACCATGACCTTCTAGTCAGCTATTCAGAGGATGCTGATGAACCTGTTTTTGAATATCAATAA
- the plsY gene encoding glycerol-3-phosphate 1-O-acyltransferase PlsY has translation MFIALLIILAYLIGSIPSGLIVGKLAKGIDIREHGSGNLGATNAFRTLGVKAGSVVIAGDILKGTLATALPYLMHVDIHPLLIGVFAVLGHVFPIFAKFKGGKAVATSGGVLLFYAPLLFITMIAVFFIFLYLTKFVSLSSMLTGIYTVIYSLFVHDRYLLIVVALLTIFVIYRHRANIKRIINKTEPKVKWL, from the coding sequence ATGTTTATTGCTTTATTGATTATTTTGGCCTACCTGATAGGCAGCATTCCATCTGGCTTAATTGTGGGCAAGCTTGCCAAGGGAATTGATATTCGGGAACACGGAAGCGGCAACCTAGGCGCAACCAACGCGTTCCGTACGCTGGGCGTAAAAGCTGGTTCCGTCGTCATAGCCGGAGATATTTTGAAAGGGACGCTGGCAACTGCATTGCCTTATCTCATGCATGTTGATATTCATCCGCTTCTTATTGGAGTCTTTGCAGTTTTAGGCCATGTGTTTCCTATATTCGCCAAATTTAAAGGCGGTAAAGCCGTGGCAACGTCTGGAGGCGTTTTGCTATTTTACGCACCTCTGTTATTTATCACGATGATCGCGGTATTTTTCATCTTTTTATACTTGACTAAATTTGTTTCCCTGTCATCAATGTTAACAGGGATCTATACTGTTATATATAGTCTCTTTGTCCATGATAGGTATTTATTGATTGTTGTTGCCCTGCTCACTATTTTTGTGATATACAGACACCGGGCAAACATTAAACGAATTATCAATAAAACAGAACCTAAAGTGAAATGGTTATAA
- a CDS encoding CoA-binding protein — protein sequence MQNPSKAELKEILDRSKRIAVVGLSDRPDRTSHMVSKAMQDAGYDIIPVNPTIDEALGVKAVSSLKEIDGPVDIVNVFRRSEQLPGVAEEFLETDAPVFWAQQGLVNEEAYKMLKEKDRTVIMDLCIKVAHAVTK from the coding sequence ATGCAAAACCCTTCCAAAGCGGAATTGAAAGAGATTCTTGATAGAAGCAAGCGAATAGCGGTAGTGGGGCTTTCGGACCGGCCGGATAGAACGTCACATATGGTTTCAAAAGCGATGCAGGATGCGGGCTATGATATCATTCCCGTCAATCCTACAATTGATGAAGCTCTGGGTGTCAAAGCCGTTTCATCTTTAAAAGAGATTGACGGCCCAGTTGACATTGTCAATGTATTCCGGCGCTCTGAACAGCTGCCAGGCGTTGCGGAAGAGTTTTTGGAGACAGATGCTCCGGTATTTTGGGCACAGCAAGGGCTGGTCAACGAAGAAGCTTACAAGATGCTAAAGGAAAAAGACAGAACGGTTATCATGGATCTGTGTATAAAAGTGGCGCACGCAGTAACAAAATAG